In one Lycium barbarum isolate Lr01 chromosome 7, ASM1917538v2, whole genome shotgun sequence genomic region, the following are encoded:
- the LOC132603109 gene encoding uncharacterized protein LOC132603109 isoform X1, whose amino-acid sequence MGKRKRKADLNKTPPPPDLMPPSPGMDTLSKQQKFSHQVDRSGIKSFLTIAGDGPGKVTQGQQSSIVHRRNIDLLKSLRHPRHYGRHYSRRRSASNAEASTSHDEKLSLKMASKCYTDSGPDTENRQKTVHKTGGVPSSSLATRAISSDAGKLFCVLCQKFLKKEPYIVLENSLPTGETSVVAVLSCGHLYHADCLEQRTNHEDRHDPPCPICLDLVSNVDASVEQD is encoded by the exons ACCTGATGCCACCCTCACCCGGAATGGACACATTATCAAAACAG CAGAAGTTCTCTCATCAAGTGGACAGAAGTGGAATAAAGTCTTTTTTAACCATTGCGGGGGATGGTCCTGGGAAGGTAACACAAGGCCAACAGTCATCTATTGTTCACCGTCGGAATATCGACCTTCTAAAGTCTCTGAGGCATCCACGTCACTATGGACGCCATTATTCTCGACGGAGGTCTGCTAGTAATGCTGAGGCATCAACTTCCCATGATGAGAAGTTGTCCTTAAAGATGGCAAGCAAATGCTATACAGATTCTGGACCTGACACAG AGAATAGGCAAAAAACAGTTCACAAAACAGGAGGAGTTCCATCCAGTTCGTTGGCGACGAGGGCGATATCATCCGATGCAGGGAAACTCTTTTGTGTATTATGCCAGAAGTTTCTGAAGAAGGAACCATACATCGTCCTTGAAAACAGTTTGCCTACAGGGGAGACCTCTGTGGTGGCAGTCTTATCTTGTGGTCATCTTTACCATGCTGATTGTTTAGAACAGAGAACGAACCATGAAGATAGACATGATCCGCCCTGTCCAATTTGTCTTGACTTGGTTTCTAACGTTGACGCTTCAGTAGAACAGGATTGA
- the LOC132603109 gene encoding uncharacterized protein LOC132603109 isoform X2 → MGKRKRKADLNKTPPPPDLMPPSPGMDTLSKQKFSHQVDRSGIKSFLTIAGDGPGKVTQGQQSSIVHRRNIDLLKSLRHPRHYGRHYSRRRSASNAEASTSHDEKLSLKMASKCYTDSGPDTENRQKTVHKTGGVPSSSLATRAISSDAGKLFCVLCQKFLKKEPYIVLENSLPTGETSVVAVLSCGHLYHADCLEQRTNHEDRHDPPCPICLDLVSNVDASVEQD, encoded by the exons ACCTGATGCCACCCTCACCCGGAATGGACACATTATCAAAACAG AAGTTCTCTCATCAAGTGGACAGAAGTGGAATAAAGTCTTTTTTAACCATTGCGGGGGATGGTCCTGGGAAGGTAACACAAGGCCAACAGTCATCTATTGTTCACCGTCGGAATATCGACCTTCTAAAGTCTCTGAGGCATCCACGTCACTATGGACGCCATTATTCTCGACGGAGGTCTGCTAGTAATGCTGAGGCATCAACTTCCCATGATGAGAAGTTGTCCTTAAAGATGGCAAGCAAATGCTATACAGATTCTGGACCTGACACAG AGAATAGGCAAAAAACAGTTCACAAAACAGGAGGAGTTCCATCCAGTTCGTTGGCGACGAGGGCGATATCATCCGATGCAGGGAAACTCTTTTGTGTATTATGCCAGAAGTTTCTGAAGAAGGAACCATACATCGTCCTTGAAAACAGTTTGCCTACAGGGGAGACCTCTGTGGTGGCAGTCTTATCTTGTGGTCATCTTTACCATGCTGATTGTTTAGAACAGAGAACGAACCATGAAGATAGACATGATCCGCCCTGTCCAATTTGTCTTGACTTGGTTTCTAACGTTGACGCTTCAGTAGAACAGGATTGA